The genomic DNA TCAGAtggtaaaaaaatgataaaaaacatataatatgTGGAGCGAGAGTTCGAACATGTAATATCATTTTTACTGCATTTAACATGTGTGAGTTATATTGCTAGGTTCTTGAAACGTTCCATGGATGGCATGCCTTATTCGCATAACACCCTATGTGTGATTATGTTTTAGTTCTTCAATACCCATTTAACACCCtatttttcatgcatttctCTTTCAATCACATTACCAACATATGTTACATATCACCTCTATTTGATCGATCACTCTCTTGATCTCTCTCTCATGTGTATGGTGTTCAAAGGTAACTTTCcatctttaatttttgtgttcTTATATACACCGTCATTCCTTCCGTTTTAATGCAATGGTTTACATAGATTCATAGTCACATGTGCATCTTCAACCACATGGTCCACATCTCTGCATTCTCATTTTCATGTCCTTGGGCACCTACGCTACGCCCTTTCAAACCTTCAAGAGTCTTAGCCAATATTGTGGTCCAGTGGAACATGGACAAGAATCTAGAACTACTAGGACTTTATTTGGTAGCATAACTAACATTTTATAAGCAAAGATCTTGCTAAGCTTTCAATTAAACGTACGGTCTTTCAGAGGTAAGGTATGAGACTACTATAACTTGGACATGTGTGTGATAGCATAATCTTAATTGAAGGTTTTTTGCTAGAACATTGGAAATAATGAATGAactcaaaccaaacaaaatagATCCACTTTGAACCACACCTCATGGTTCTTATATATCAAATTCCAGagatacatcatttatttagaCATAAAACATCTACCCTATTTTGCTAAACTTAATAGGACAACAATGATGGGGAAAATACAAATTAGAAGAAAACATTAATAAGGTGAAATTACaataaaaaggtaaaatcgCCATTGGAAATACACATCTCACTATACATACAATGCATTCTTGTCTAGTAATCAATAATTTAATGTCCGAATAAAATGATACCAAAGACAAATAATCTTAAGATAAATGATACAAGCACTTGGCAAAACCTTCATAAAGTCATAAACCCCtcatagaaaataataataataaacgaGTGATTGAGAAATTTTAGATGAGTGTAAAACAATGAATGAACCACTTCTTACAACCACCAACTCATTATTTTCTCAAGGGtttatctatgtttttttttttttatgaacctATTGATCATTTTATGACTGTCCATGAAGGGATTTGAACTCGGTACTGAAGTTACATAGTCAAGCTCTTACCACTTGATCGAACCGACACCTCATAAAAATGGTTTACCCCTGTTTGCATCATCTCTCAAATCTTATAGCTTCAGTGTAAGATCAGGAGATGCAGATGCTTGAGGTGGAGGAGGTGCCATTGGAACAAAACTAGAATTTGAAGTTTGAGGATATCCTATATTAACAACTCCTCCTTGATCCACCTGTCTAAAACTTCCGGGCCAAAAGCTACctacatcatcatcttcaacgtAAACTAGCGATCCAAAATGGTTTCTATCAAATTTCGCAGCAGCTCTCATATCTGGAGCTCTCATTGATGATGATGGTTGCATATGTCTTTGATGCATTGCAGAATGAGCTTCAACACCGAGGGACCGAAAAGGCGAACCATGAAGAGGTAGAGAAGCAAGGCTTGTATACCTTTCGGTGAACATTCCCATTCGCATTGCACGTTTAGCCATCGTCCTCTCCCTTTTGTGAGCGTTCTGATGACCACCTAATGCTTGCGAGCTATAGAACTTCCTCTTGCAGTAATTACAAGAGAATATCCTTGGAGTTACCGATGGCGAAGCATGAACTTCAGCAGCTCCTACTTCGCTACTAGCATCACTTGAACCCATTAACTCGGCTTCACTCGAACTGAAATTGAGTGTCAAGTCAAGGGTCATAGGATCTAGATCTTGGGGTGCTTCTGACTGATTTTCAGGTTCCAAGTTCAAGTTTGGAGTCATCATTTTTATGAACCTTATATGAGCTATAACTTCTTTTCCAGAAGGCAAGTTGGATAGATCAAATGTGGCAAATTGATTAGCTTATCATGATACTGTCACCTACATTATGATGAAAAACATTATATGATATGTAAAGGTTGCTCAATGTCAACAACATCTTTAACTAAAAagatttttatggaaaaaagaACTTTTGATCTAAAATTCATTTTGTTTGCCCAAAAGAGGAAATGGCCTTCAAACTATCACATCAGTAGTAAACTATCTTGCCAAAGAAGGAATTAGAAACTTAAATATGTAACAATTTAGATTTGGTCCTTAAAAGAACCCAAATGTTTAATTAATAGATCCACAACAAAGGAATTAGAAAAGTAAGCAAACTGAAAGGGGGGGCTGAGAGGCTTCACACATTTAATCTGATTTCATATTCTTATTGCTAAATTAATTGCTTGTTTGGTTTCATTAAATTATGCAAAAGAGAATATTGGCACTGTGTGTTGTCTGTTTTGCAAATATAACACTATTCAAACTTTTACAGTCTTGCATCCTTTATTTGCTGGGGAAgccaaattatattttttattagagttaaatatattttaatccctataaaattttaattttttgtagagCAAAATTCAAGATAATTGTAGAAAGTAAtcacatatttaacccttaattaaCACTTCTATACTTGCATCGATTGATATGATAAGTAACCAGTAACCACTCAAGACTACTCCTAACTatataagcaaataaataatcaatCAATTATGGAAGATTGGAAACACTCAAACTCTATAAGATAATCAATTATGGTTGGATTGGTTATTGgacaaaggaagaaaaaaaatgttattaacaTCAAATTAGCCTCCCTTTGACACTCACAGCTTAGATCTAAATTTCAATACTCAAATTTAGGAAGCTTAATTACCTTCTCTTTTGTTAGGAAACTTatgttaatatattaatattcttgcaagttaaaaaatattgtccaaAAGAATAATTCTTGCAAGTTAAAGTAAAGCTTCAAGGAACTGCAAAGCacaataaagattaaaaaagaagaggaatacaccaattaaagaagaaaaagaataggtgaagaaaaaaaaagataaccaAAAAGAGTAAAGCAGAGTGGTGAAGGAGAAGAAATGCATGGAAGAAAGTGTAAAAGAAGCAAATGTTTAGGTGATGAGATGATTGAAAAGATGTACTTACATAAGCAGCTAGCATAGTACGAAAGAAACTAATATATGCAGCAAAACCAAGTAGTGACTGGGAAGAGTATCAGACAGAAGCAAAAACAGACGGTGGGAAGCTTTTTCTTCTAGTTTCTAGGATAAAGGAGGAGAATGAGTGAGTTGATACTTAAAAAGGAGATGATAAGATTACAGAAAAAGAAAGACTTATGGGAAAGCAGAAGAGAGATGGTATTGGTAGGGTTGTCAGATAACATAATTACATAACACAACACTACAAGACATATAGTAGAGATGAAGAGGtcagttgttttttgttttagtttgacATTGATGGGGAGTGTGGGAAGTGTGGGGAGTGTTAGGAGCAATAATGAGTTAATGGTTCATAATCACTAAGAGACCGAAACATTACGAtcttcattcaaaattttaagacaTTAAATTGGTCTATGCGCTAGACGCAAACACTAGTTTGCCAGGCGTATGGTTGTTGAGTGTTTAGGAGAGTGTTTGCTTCTGCCTACTATGTGAGGTGCTGAGACCAGTACGGTATGAGCCGTACTAGTGCTGACTCATGTGCTAGGCACACGAGGAAGTGTGATTGGCACACAATTTAGTACATGGGTTCGAATTTTCAGCTTTTGGAGTCTAAAATGCT from Medicago truncatula cultivar Jemalong A17 chromosome 8, MtrunA17r5.0-ANR, whole genome shotgun sequence includes the following:
- the LOC120577611 gene encoding zinc finger protein 4 codes for the protein MMTPNLNLEPENQSEAPQDLDPMTLDLTLNFSSSEAELMGSSDASSEVGAAEVHASPSVTPRIFSCNYCKRKFYSSQALGGHQNAHKRERTMAKRAMRMGMFTERYTSLASLPLHGSPFRSLGVEAHSAMHQRHMQPSSSMRAPDMRAAAKFDRNHFGSLVYVEDDDVGSFWPGSFRQVDQGGVVNIGYPQTSNSSFVPMAPPPPQASASPDLTLKL